The Microcystis aeruginosa NIES-843 sequence TTTCCTCGTTCAATTCACTTTTGTCTGCGGGAATTAGACCACTGTTTGCATCAAGTTACAGGGACTCCTATAGGAACTTGGGGGAATTCGGTAGAAAGAAGTTTAGGGCGACTTTGTGCCGAAATGAGTTATCTAACTATCGAGGATGTTATTGAAATGGGATTGCATGAATTCCTCGACCATATTCAAAAAAGAGTTAATGATGTGGGAATAAAAATGACAGAAACTTTCTTTGTTTTTAATCCCGAACTTGCCCCACCTCTGCCAGTAAATAACTTTCAATATCAATCCCAATTAACAACTTAATGCGTTATCACATTCGGCATCAAACCAACTATTTCTATAATCAACCCGTGATTTTATCACCCCATCTGCTGCGCTTGCGACCAAAATCCGATGGTGGGCAAACTTTGCGAGAGTTCACACTCAAAATTAACCCAGAACCTTTAACAATAACTAATATTATCGACCTCGATGGCAATTCTTGTTTACAAATTTGGTTTAATCAACCGACGGAAGAATTATTGATTGATGTGGTCAGTGAAGTAGAAACCCATGGGGTTAATCCTTTTCAGTATTTGTTGGAACCTTGGGCGACCTGTTTACCCTTTGATTATCCCATTTCTCTCCACAGTCAATTACAACCCTACAGACAATTTTATGGGTTAGCTAATGACCCCGATGTGGCAGCATTAGCCCAAGAAGTTATGCAGGAAACCGAGGGACAGGTGCTATCTTTCCTGTTTAATCTTAATGACAAAATTTACCGCAATTGTCAGCAAATTATTCGTCTTAACGGGGAACCCTATCTACCCGGAAACACTTGGAAAAATAAGCAGGGTTCCTGTCGCGATTTTGTGGTTTTATTTATGGATGTGTGTCGCTGTGTGGGATTAGCTTCCCGTTTTGTCAGTGGCTATCAAGAAGGAGATTTAGACCAAGGAGAAAGACATTTACACGCTTGGGTAGAGGTGTACTTGCCGGGGGGCGGCTGGAAAGGCTATGATCCTACCCATGGATTAGCGGTGAGTGACCGTCATATTAGCCTCGTTTCTAGCCCAATTCCCCGTTATTGCGCGCCGGTAGAGGGAAATGCTCGACCGGTTAATCTCGGTCATCAAGTGATAGAATCTCAGCTATCATCGACAATTTCCATCGATTTGTTATCTTGAGGATGATTCTTTATGGCTAAAGGATTTGGCACAGCAACAAAAGGACATTTAGGCTATGTTTTATCTTGAATGTCGGGGTGAAGACCCTCGCTTTTAGCGACGGGATGAAACCCCGACCAGTATAAAACAGCGAAGCACGACATTTCGACAGGCTCAATGTAAAAGCTCAATGTTCACTAAAATCTTGACAATCCGATGCTCTACAGGTTAACTTAAAATAAGTTGTTTGAGGTCGATAAACAATGATTGTCTTAGAAATGAAAGCCGTGGTTAAACCAAGTCAGTGTTCTGCCATTGATGAAGCTATTCGTACAGTACAATTCATCCGTAATAAGGCTTTAAGGCTTTGGATGGATGCCAAGAGAGAAGACAAAATCGATAAATATTCTCTCAATAAATATTGTGCAGTTCTCGCTAAACAGTTCAAGTTTGTCGATACTCTAAATTCTACTGCTAGACAAGCATCGGCCGAACGAGCTTGGTCAGCTATTGCTCGTTTCTATGACAATTGTAAGAAAAAGGTTAAAGGTAAAAAGGGTTATCCCAAGTTTCAGAAAAATAATCGTTCTGTGGAATATAAAAACTCCGGATGGAAATTATCGGAGGATAGAAAGAAAATCACTTTCACAGATAAGAAAAACATTGGCACGGTTAAACTAAAAGGAACCAGAGACCTAAACTTTTATCCTATTGACCAAATTAAACGAGTTAGGATTGTTAAACGAGCAGATGGTTATTATGTCCAATTCTGTCTCAGCGTTGATATTCGGGAATATGCGAAACCGCTAGAACCGACTAAAAGATGTGTGGGATTGGATGTAGGTTTAAAAGTTTTCTACGCTAATAGTGATGGGGAAACGGTAGAAATACCGCAATACTATCAACCGGCAGAAAAAAGATTAAACCGACTGAATCGGAAGAAATCTAAAAAGTTTAGAAAAGGTCAACCCCAATCAAACAACTACCAAAAAGCTAGAAAGAGATATGCTAGAAAGCATTTAAGAGTAAGTAGGCAACGTAAAGGCTTTGTCGAAAAAGAGGCATTGCGCGTCATTAAATCTAACGATTTCATCGCTTACGAAAACTTAAATATTCAAGGCATGGTAAAAAACTCTAGACTAGCTAAATCTATCAATGATGTGGCTTGGTCAACTTTCCGACAATGGTTAGAATATTTTGGTTTTAAATATGGTAAGGCTACAGTAGCAGTAGCCCCCCATAACACGAGTCAAAATTGCTCTAATTGTGGTCAAAAAGTCCCTAAATCTCTATCTACAAGAACCCATATTTGTCCTGACTGTGGCTATGTAGAAGATAGAGATATTAACGCCGCTATCAATATTCTCAAAAAGGGACTAAGTACCGTGGGACACACGGAAACTAATACGCTTGGGGAGAGATTCCCTCTGGTTTGGTTGGATACGTCCTGCCAGATTAAGGAAACTCAGTGAACCAAGAATCCCTCGCTTAAGCGCGATGGGAGTGTCAATGTTGTGTCCTACTGCTAATACCTAGGGTCTGCTGAAAAAGTTTTTCCTGGGGGTAGGAGTCAGGAGTCAGGAGTCAGTAGCCAGTCGTTTCAGGCTTTGTTGCCCTTGTTTTTTGTACCAAGCGATGTACTACAAGAAGGATAATGCAAGGTTTTTGAAAGTCCCAATCCTATTTTCTTGCACTAACATCGGACTTTAACAGGTCAAAAGCCTTATTTTAAAAGGGTTTTACCATTATTCAGCAAGCCCTACCTATGCGGCTAATTATAGTTTAGATGGGGAAGGAGACAAGTTTATTGGGGTTACTAATAGGTTAGAAATGGCGCAAGTTTGGACTAAAAAAAAGTGCGACAAGTCGATGCTATAGCCCTAACTAGGACTGCGCTAAAGCGCAACTACAAACCTATCAGAAGCCTAATGTTTTCAAAATTATCGGTAAGGCTGTTTGACAGGCTTGGGCAAGTTTGCTGGCAGGTTCCAAAGCTTTAGCAATTGTTTCGAGAAAATTAACCGCTCGTTGGGCTTTCTTTTGCAGTCCGGCATCATCAGGATTTTGACTAGCTTGGGCAATCTTTTTCACTTGATTGGCGGCTTCGGCTTTTTCTTCTTCATCTAAATGGCTGTCAATTTCAATCGCCTGGGTTAGTTCTTGCAGTAAGGCTTTAAGTTGGGCATTTTCTGGGGAAGCATCGGCTGCAATTTGGTTAATGGTATTGGTTACATCGCCGATGATTTCGCCGAAATTGACGGCGGAATTATTAATATCGCGGATGGTGATATTTGGAGAACTGTCGTTACTGTGGCTCATGGCTTTTGCCTCTACATGGATGGGACGGTTGGCGAGGGTTTTGGTAATTTCCATCATATCAACACTTTGTTGGCGATAGATGGCAATTTCTGTCTCTTTGGCGGTGAGTTGTGCCTTATATTGGGCTTCGATGGCTGCGAGTTGTAGTTGATAATTTTGGTTAAATTCTTGGTGAATTTTCTCTTTATCAGTATCGGGCGAGACTTGGACTTTTACCACTATCACGCCATCTCCTTTATTGGCAATGCTCTGTATCTGAAGCGGCGTATCTTCATTCTGCACTTGTACTTCTTTTAAGGCGGCGATGAAAGCTTTCCAATCTACCCCATTGCGGAAAATGAGGTCAACAGTGTCGAACATTTCGGCAAATAATTTAGTAAATTCGCCGGGTTGAAATTCGCCACTACTGGGGCGGAGCTCTTTTTGCCCATTAAGCAGATAAATGTACTGGCAGTCCACCTCATCCAGTTGGGTGGTGGCATCAATATTCCAATTTTCCACGCAAGCACCCGTCAGGGTAGCATGGCGCAAATCGGCATTGACGGCGTTGACTTCGGTGAGGTTTGCCCCCGCAAGGTTGGCGTATTGCAAGCTGGCTTCACTGATATCGGCGAGGCGCAAGTTGGCAGCTTGCAGGTTTGCCCCCTCCAGATATGCCCCCCGTAAATTGGCTTGGGCAAAGTCTTTTCCGCTTCCGGTGCGGGAATCAATCAGAAATTCCCTAACCCGGGGATTGGCTAATAAGGTATTGCCGGGGCGGGCTAATTCCAATTTAATTGCTTGTTTAAAAATTGTTTTATTAGACCTCTTGCATAATTTTTTTATGGTATAATATAAGGTTTTGCTTTTTTCTCAATTCTTAGATTGAAGTGGAAAAAAGAATAAAATGTGATCTTAGGTCAGGAAATCATCTATAATTTTGCTATGTTTATTAGCAAAATTATGGATTATCAAAACTGATCAGATGAACAATTCAAACGCCGTTTCGGTGTGTATAAACAAACCTATAGAAAGATGGTAGAATCAGTAAAAAGTGTTGAAGCCGACTCTAATTCACCATCTAAAAGGGGACCGAAACCTAAACTATCTATAGAAGAACAAGTTTTAGTAACGTTAGAATATTGGCGAGAATATAGAACATATTTTCACATTGGTACAAGCTGGGAACTATCAGAATCAACTATATGTCGGATTGTAAATAAGACGGAAAAAATGCTTTTACAATCGGGAAACTTCCGTTTAAAAGGAAAAAAAGCTTTACTCAATCAAGCAGAGATACCGGTCATAACGGTAATGGATGTAACGGAAACTCCCATTGAACGCCCCCAAAAGAAACAGAAAGATTTTTTGGGGGGTAAAAGAGGTTATCATACTTTAAAATCCCAATTAGTAGCTGATCAAAATACAAAGGAAATTATCTGTGTCTTTTGTGGGAAAGGTAGAGGTCATGATTTTAGTTTATTTAAAAAAAGTCGAGTTCGTTTTCATCCTTTAACTACCAGCATAGAAGACAGTGGTTATCAGGGAATAGCTGCATACCATAGTAATAGTTATACACCGAAAAAGAAATCGAAAAATAGAAAATTAACAGAGTTAGAAAAAGAGTATAACAAGGCTTTAGCCAAAGAAAGGATTATCATTGAACCTATAAATAGGAAACTCAAAATCTTTAAAATCTTATCCTGTAAATATCGGAATCGTCGTCGAAGATATAGTTTAAGAGTTAACTTGTTGGCGGCTATTTATAACTGTGAGTTAGGGATAGGTATAGCAGCTTCTTAAAAGTTGCCTAAAGATTAATCAAGTCAAGGAGAATTTATTCTCAATTTTTATAATTGAGATAGTTTGTGCCGCTTAAATAAAGAGGTT is a genomic window containing:
- a CDS encoding transglutaminase family protein, whose translation is MRYHIRHQTNYFYNQPVILSPHLLRLRPKSDGGQTLREFTLKINPEPLTITNIIDLDGNSCLQIWFNQPTEELLIDVVSEVETHGVNPFQYLLEPWATCLPFDYPISLHSQLQPYRQFYGLANDPDVAALAQEVMQETEGQVLSFLFNLNDKIYRNCQQIIRLNGEPYLPGNTWKNKQGSCRDFVVLFMDVCRCVGLASRFVSGYQEGDLDQGERHLHAWVEVYLPGGGWKGYDPTHGLAVSDRHISLVSSPIPRYCAPVEGNARPVNLGHQVIESQLSSTISIDLLS
- a CDS encoding RNA-guided endonuclease InsQ/TnpB family protein; translation: MIVLEMKAVVKPSQCSAIDEAIRTVQFIRNKALRLWMDAKREDKIDKYSLNKYCAVLAKQFKFVDTLNSTARQASAERAWSAIARFYDNCKKKVKGKKGYPKFQKNNRSVEYKNSGWKLSEDRKKITFTDKKNIGTVKLKGTRDLNFYPIDQIKRVRIVKRADGYYVQFCLSVDIREYAKPLEPTKRCVGLDVGLKVFYANSDGETVEIPQYYQPAEKRLNRLNRKKSKKFRKGQPQSNNYQKARKRYARKHLRVSRQRKGFVEKEALRVIKSNDFIAYENLNIQGMVKNSRLAKSINDVAWSTFRQWLEYFGFKYGKATVAVAPHNTSQNCSNCGQKVPKSLSTRTHICPDCGYVEDRDINAAINILKKGLSTVGHTETNTLGERFPLVWLDTSCQIKETQ
- a CDS encoding pentapeptide repeat-containing protein; translated protein: MELARPGNTLLANPRVREFLIDSRTGSGKDFAQANLRGAYLEGANLQAANLRLADISEASLQYANLAGANLTEVNAVNADLRHATLTGACVENWNIDATTQLDEVDCQYIYLLNGQKELRPSSGEFQPGEFTKLFAEMFDTVDLIFRNGVDWKAFIAALKEVQVQNEDTPLQIQSIANKGDGVIVVKVQVSPDTDKEKIHQEFNQNYQLQLAAIEAQYKAQLTAKETEIAIYRQQSVDMMEITKTLANRPIHVEAKAMSHSNDSSPNITIRDINNSAVNFGEIIGDVTNTINQIAADASPENAQLKALLQELTQAIEIDSHLDEEEKAEAANQVKKIAQASQNPDDAGLQKKAQRAVNFLETIAKALEPASKLAQACQTALPIILKTLGF